CGGCGCTCGGTCCCCTCTCCGAAGCTCGTGTGCTCGACGTAGCCTGTGGAACAGGCCTGGTCTCGAGAGCTCTCAAGGGTGTGGCCCGGCAGGTCGCGGGTCTTGACCTCACTCCGGCGATGTACGATCAGGCTTTGGACGCCGTTGACGAGTTCGTCCCGGGATCGGCCGAGGACATGCCGTTCCCCGATGATGAGTTCGACGTCGTAGTGTGCCGCCAGGGTGTGCAGTTCATGGAAGCCGAGCGGGCGGTCGGAGAGATGGTCCGCGTGGCCCGTCCAGGCGGCCGCGTCTGTTTGGTGAATCTTTGCGCCTACGGACTCGAGGACCGCGACACCTACTTCGAGATCCTCGCGCTCCGGAATCCCGCGCGTCGCAACTTCTTCCTGCGTGAGGACCTCGCCGCGTTGTTGCAGCGCGCGGGTTGCCGGGAGGTCGAGCTGCGCGACCACGTGTCGCGTGAGGATGTGGACCGCTGGTCGGACCACGGCGCGATCTCCGAGGGGGCCCGAGAGCGGATTCGCGAGATTTACCGGTCCGCGCCGCTGGCGTTCACACGTCTCCATGCCGTCGAGAGCGAGGACGGCCTTCGGTACTTCGACGACATGCTGTTCTGCATTGCCGTGGGCAGGAAGTAGCGGGTGCAGCTCGTCCCCGCTCCGGTCGAACCGGTCCTCCGTCGCGTTCAGCGCTTCCAAAGACCCGATTCGCTTCCGCCCGGCGGCTTCTTCGCAAACATAAGGGATGTGGTGGTGGTAGCTTCGAGTTCTCGTAGCGGGTCGTCCGTTTTCATGGAGACGCTCCGCCGGCTTCCGGGCCTCCTGACCCTCCGCTCCGAGATCAACACCTTCCTCCGTCTGAGTGGCCTGGACGCCGCGGCGAGTGGGACCGACTCCGATCGACTAACCCGCGCACACGCGAATGGAGCAGCCGCGCGTCGTCTCGAGCGCCTCCTGTGGGACGAGGTTGGCGAGCCCACCGATCGGCTGGATTGCGCCCGCGACGCCGATCGGTTCGTTCGCGACGTCGTCCGTCGGATCCTGATGCAATGGCCCTCTGAGCAGCTCCGTTCGGACCGGTTGGAGGCCTGGGTCCACGAGGTGCTCGCGACATTGTGCCGCGACCACGGCTGGAAGCGCGACCGCTTCTACGACGGGACCCTCTTCCATGCGCTCC
The sequence above is a segment of the bacterium genome. Coding sequences within it:
- a CDS encoding methyltransferase domain-containing protein, coding for MASRSGSSTQPRPDRGEVLDHFTARAGRYDQSSHWCTDPILMERIVSALGPLSEARVLDVACGTGLVSRALKGVARQVAGLDLTPAMYDQALDAVDEFVPGSAEDMPFPDDEFDVVVCRQGVQFMEAERAVGEMVRVARPGGRVCLVNLCAYGLEDRDTYFEILALRNPARRNFFLREDLAALLQRAGCREVELRDHVSREDVDRWSDHGAISEGARERIREIYRSAPLAFTRLHAVESEDGLRYFDDMLFCIAVGRK